In a single window of the Acidobacteriota bacterium genome:
- a CDS encoding Crp/Fnr family transcriptional regulator produces the protein MIATATNLPANFCQNEQAWQTTFPNLLNLPHIEKTFWRGMTIYSLEDMATHLYVVLKGRVKILRTSSEGEQKIVSIRYSGDIFGELALACGSSDARRSEEAVALDTTRVALVRIGDFWNVARRDATLMQNAMQYITRQLAGAYRQIESLVFENNHTRLARALLDLAEDAKRNGEASIRLTHEELAELIGSTREVVTGMMIEFRQHGLIDYKRGNITPNVRELTRFLRDENSWAA, from the coding sequence ATGATTGCAACAGCAACCAATCTTCCAGCCAATTTTTGTCAAAACGAGCAGGCCTGGCAAACGACTTTTCCTAACCTGCTGAATCTGCCGCACATCGAAAAGACATTTTGGCGTGGAATGACGATTTATTCGCTTGAAGATATGGCCACTCACCTATATGTGGTGTTGAAAGGCCGGGTAAAGATTCTGCGCACATCTTCAGAAGGCGAGCAGAAAATTGTTTCCATCAGGTATAGTGGAGATATTTTTGGCGAACTGGCATTGGCTTGCGGCTCTTCCGATGCACGGCGAAGCGAGGAAGCCGTTGCCTTGGATACGACGCGCGTTGCACTGGTCAGAATTGGAGATTTTTGGAATGTTGCACGTCGCGATGCAACCCTGATGCAGAATGCCATGCAATACATCACGCGACAACTGGCTGGCGCTTATCGGCAGATCGAATCTCTGGTGTTTGAGAACAACCACACCCGGTTGGCACGTGCGTTGTTAGATCTGGCAGAGGATGCCAAACGCAACGGGGAAGCCAGCATCCGCCTTACCCATGAAGAATTGGCGGAGTTAATCGGTTCGACTCGTGAAGTTGTCACAGGAATGATGATCGAATTTCGCCAACACGGTTTGATTGATTACAAACGCGGGAATATCACCCCAAACGTAAGAGAATTAACCAGATTTCTCCGTGATGAAAATTCTTGGGCCGCCTAA